The following coding sequences lie in one Mesorhizobium sp. NZP2298 genomic window:
- a CDS encoding DUF1467 family protein: protein MSWVSFTALFFATWWVVLFAVLPFSVRTQDDDHDVTLGTVPSAPRGPHMLRAVIRTTIATAILMGIFYGLTHGLGYSLNDIPHIVPDFGQTPAK from the coding sequence ATGAGCTGGGTTTCGTTCACCGCCCTGTTTTTCGCCACGTGGTGGGTGGTGCTGTTCGCCGTCCTGCCGTTCAGCGTCAGGACACAGGACGACGATCATGACGTGACGCTGGGCACGGTTCCAAGCGCGCCGCGCGGCCCGCACATGCTGCGTGCCGTCATCCGCACCACCATCGCCACCGCGATCCTGATGGGCATTTTCTACGGCCTGACGCATGGCTTGGGATACAGCCTCAACGACATCCCGCACATCGTGCCGGATTTCGGCCAGACACCCGCAAAATAG
- a CDS encoding SRPBCC family protein, whose protein sequence is MSPIVTALLVASNLGLIFLLMTAPLGLRTVRMSRLIAMDRQRLWQALWPLGSDAGWSGEILSVQPLEGDGVARILLSWEGRDGKPIERRARFDDIVEGSRFTMRVVEDTALDASFWTDYRETTELVSEGGGTRVTLGQTDRYRGVAFLVFRYFAMRRELSKLQRWATWLSGCSNQPPLR, encoded by the coding sequence GTGTCGCCCATCGTCACGGCCCTTCTGGTGGCCAGCAATCTCGGGCTGATCTTTCTCTTGATGACCGCACCGCTCGGTTTGCGCACGGTCAGGATGAGCCGCTTGATTGCGATGGACCGTCAGCGCCTCTGGCAGGCGCTGTGGCCGCTTGGCAGCGATGCCGGCTGGTCCGGCGAGATCCTGTCGGTGCAGCCGTTGGAAGGGGACGGTGTGGCCCGCATCCTGCTGTCGTGGGAAGGCCGCGACGGCAAGCCGATCGAACGCAGGGCACGGTTTGACGATATCGTCGAAGGCAGCCGCTTCACGATGCGTGTCGTCGAGGATACCGCGCTCGATGCCTCGTTCTGGACGGACTATCGCGAAACCACGGAGCTCGTTTCCGAAGGCGGCGGCACGCGGGTGACGCTCGGCCAGACGGATCGTTACCGCGGCGTTGCCTTCCTGGTGTTCCGTTACTTCGCCATGCGCCGCGAGTTGTCCAAGCTGCAACGCTGGGCGACCTGGCTGAGCGGATGCTCGAACCAGCCGCCCTTGCGATAA
- a CDS encoding alpha/beta fold hydrolase, with product MTEFDPASHDAATLETAPTRYIEGGGIRFAYRRLGPSTGTPLVLLQHFSGNIDAWDPAVVNALAADRPVVVFDNAGVGRSTGQTPDNIAAMARDAVAFINQLGLSQVDLLGFSLGGCIAQQIAAEHATLVRKLILVGTAPKGGEEHLLAVLQDAFSQTEAPDVRLPLFFTKSSASQSAGLAFLKRAKVRKEDRDTDNGGAVTDPQAKALISWCATPDPEQAILRAIHQPALVVSGSHDTMLPADNAYAMFKALSNAQMVLYPDSGHGALFQYHELFVSHVRTFLEA from the coding sequence ATGACTGAGTTCGACCCTGCGAGCCATGACGCCGCCACTCTAGAAACGGCGCCCACCCGTTACATCGAAGGCGGCGGAATCCGCTTCGCCTATCGCCGCCTCGGCCCATCGACCGGAACGCCGCTCGTTCTCCTGCAGCATTTCTCGGGCAACATCGATGCATGGGATCCCGCTGTCGTCAATGCCTTGGCCGCCGATCGCCCGGTGGTCGTTTTCGACAATGCCGGGGTCGGCCGCTCGACAGGCCAAACGCCCGACAATATCGCGGCGATGGCCCGAGACGCGGTCGCCTTTATCAACCAGCTCGGCCTCTCCCAAGTCGACCTTCTGGGCTTTTCCCTCGGCGGCTGCATCGCCCAGCAGATCGCCGCCGAGCACGCAACGCTGGTCCGCAAGCTCATCCTCGTCGGCACCGCTCCGAAAGGCGGAGAGGAACATCTGTTGGCGGTTCTGCAGGACGCGTTTTCCCAAACCGAGGCCCCGGACGTTCGCCTGCCGCTGTTCTTCACGAAGTCGTCCGCCAGCCAGTCGGCCGGCCTGGCGTTCCTGAAGCGGGCGAAGGTGCGTAAGGAAGATCGGGACACCGATAATGGCGGCGCGGTGACGGATCCACAGGCCAAGGCGCTTATTAGCTGGTGCGCCACACCTGATCCCGAGCAAGCCATTCTGCGCGCCATCCATCAGCCCGCCCTTGTGGTCAGCGGCAGCCACGACACCATGCTGCCGGCGGACAACGCCTACGCAATGTTCAAGGCTCTAAGCAACGCCCAGATGGTCCTCTATCCCGATTCCGGCCACGGCGCCCTGTTTCAGTACCACGAATTGTTCGTCAGCCACGTCCGGACCTTCCTGGAGGCGTGA
- the proS gene encoding proline--tRNA ligase — translation MRLSRYFLPILKENPREAEIVSHRLMLRAGMIRQQGQGSFSWLPLGKRVLDKVCQIIREEQNRAGALEILMPTIQSADLWRESGRYDDYGKEMLRIKDRQDRDMLYGPTNEEVVTEIVRAYVKSYKDLPLNLYHIQWKFRDEVRPRFGVMRSREFLMKDAYSFDLNFEGARAAYNRMFVSYLRTFTRMGLQAIPMRADTGPIGGDLSHEFIILADTGESQVYCDRDYLSLQVPDENTDFANDAEISDIVKTWTTPYAATDEMHDEAAWDKLGEADRVSARGIEVGHIFHFGDKYSKPMGAKVTGPDGKDHFVSGGSYGIGPSRLVAAIIEASHDENGIIWPDAVAPFDIGLINMKVGDAECDRVCEELNAAFTAAGKDVLYDDTDQRPGGKFATADLIGLPWQVIVGPRGVAAGEVEIKNRKTGERETLPLADAKKRFGAAA, via the coding sequence ATGCGTTTGTCGCGCTATTTCCTGCCTATCCTCAAAGAAAATCCGCGTGAGGCCGAGATCGTCTCGCACCGGCTGATGCTGCGTGCCGGCATGATCCGCCAGCAGGGGCAGGGCAGTTTTTCCTGGCTGCCACTCGGCAAGCGGGTGCTGGACAAGGTTTGCCAGATCATCCGCGAGGAGCAGAACCGCGCCGGCGCGCTGGAGATCCTGATGCCGACCATCCAGTCGGCCGATCTGTGGCGCGAAAGCGGTCGCTATGACGACTACGGCAAGGAGATGCTGCGCATCAAGGATCGGCAGGACCGCGACATGCTCTACGGCCCGACCAATGAGGAAGTGGTCACCGAAATCGTCCGCGCCTACGTCAAGTCCTACAAGGACCTGCCGCTCAATCTCTACCACATCCAGTGGAAGTTCCGTGACGAGGTGCGGCCGCGCTTCGGCGTCATGCGCTCACGCGAATTCCTGATGAAGGACGCCTATTCCTTCGACCTTAACTTCGAAGGCGCGAGGGCCGCCTACAACAGGATGTTCGTGTCCTATCTCAGGACCTTCACGCGCATGGGCCTGCAGGCGATCCCGATGCGCGCCGACACCGGGCCGATCGGCGGCGATCTCAGCCACGAATTCATCATCCTGGCGGACACCGGCGAGAGCCAGGTCTATTGCGATCGCGATTATCTGTCGCTCCAGGTGCCTGACGAAAACACCGACTTCGCCAATGACGCCGAGATATCGGACATCGTCAAAACCTGGACGACGCCTTACGCCGCTACCGACGAGATGCATGATGAGGCGGCGTGGGACAAGCTCGGCGAAGCGGACCGGGTCTCGGCGCGGGGCATCGAGGTCGGCCACATCTTCCATTTCGGTGACAAATATTCCAAGCCCATGGGCGCCAAGGTGACCGGGCCCGACGGCAAGGACCATTTCGTCTCCGGCGGTTCCTACGGCATTGGCCCGTCACGGCTGGTCGCGGCGATCATCGAGGCCAGCCATGACGAGAACGGCATCATCTGGCCCGACGCCGTGGCGCCGTTCGACATCGGCCTGATCAACATGAAGGTGGGCGACGCCGAGTGCGACCGCGTCTGCGAGGAGCTCAATGCCGCCTTCACCGCCGCCGGCAAGGACGTGCTCTATGACGACACCGACCAGCGGCCGGGCGGCAAGTTCGCCACCGCCGACCTGATCGGCCTGCCCTGGCAAGTGATCGTCGGGCCGCGCGGCGTGGCCGCCGGCGAGGTCGAGATCAAGAATCGCAAGACCGGCGAGCGCGAAACGCTGCCGCTGGCCGACGCGAAAAAACGCTTCGGTGCGGCCGCATGA
- a CDS encoding alpha/beta hydrolase → MRNLLLSVATILMAGAAIAAPAQSAQLPKGAAHNIVLVHGAFVDETSWKPVADILTKKGYNVTLVENPLTSLAADVDATKQALAKQNGRTVLVGHSWGGVVITQAGNDPKVSALVYVSAFAPDVGESLASLAKSGPATAGGAAIHPDEKGNLYIDPKVFPSAVAADLPAEIAESLANHQLPLNHTAFEAPVDTAAWHDKPTFYVISTKDKVIAPEVQKIFAERMKAQTTEVAGSHASLVVHAKEVAAVIEKAALVK, encoded by the coding sequence ATGCGAAATCTTCTACTCTCCGTCGCCACTATCCTCATGGCCGGAGCAGCAATTGCCGCCCCCGCCCAATCGGCTCAGCTGCCCAAGGGGGCGGCTCACAATATCGTGCTCGTCCATGGCGCCTTCGTCGACGAGACGAGCTGGAAGCCGGTTGCCGACATCCTCACGAAGAAGGGCTACAACGTAACGCTCGTCGAAAACCCGCTCACCTCGCTTGCGGCGGACGTCGATGCCACCAAACAGGCGCTCGCCAAACAGAACGGCAGGACCGTCCTCGTTGGCCACTCCTGGGGCGGTGTGGTCATCACGCAGGCGGGTAACGATCCCAAGGTTTCGGCGCTCGTCTACGTCTCCGCATTCGCGCCCGACGTGGGAGAATCCCTGGCGAGCCTGGCCAAGAGCGGTCCGGCAACCGCGGGCGGCGCGGCGATTCATCCCGACGAAAAGGGCAACCTCTACATCGATCCCAAAGTGTTTCCTTCGGCAGTCGCGGCCGACCTTCCCGCGGAGATCGCCGAATCCCTGGCAAACCATCAGCTGCCGTTGAACCACACGGCGTTCGAGGCTCCCGTCGATACGGCAGCCTGGCATGACAAGCCGACATTCTATGTGATCAGCACGAAGGACAAGGTCATCGCACCCGAGGTCCAGAAGATATTCGCCGAAAGGATGAAGGCCCAGACGACGGAGGTCGCCGGTAGCCATGCCTCCCTGGTCGTCCACGCCAAGGAAGTCGCCGCGGTGATTGAAAAGGCTGCACTCGTGAAGTGA
- a CDS encoding DUF302 domain-containing protein: MTIAKVEVERFSLTCSKPFDAVVAALKSAVGQPDMVGFFKATRAANSFSDLERVVQNGLGRTGLMLFAEFDLGAILRRETGTETPKSMRLLVGNPLIMKEMVKHVPDAGSYAPVTVLVDERLDGVHVSYDKMESCLLPYGSLEALAVARDLDAKITTLLRECAR, from the coding sequence ATGACAATCGCAAAGGTCGAGGTTGAGCGTTTCAGCCTGACGTGTTCCAAACCATTCGACGCCGTTGTGGCCGCGCTCAAGTCAGCGGTCGGGCAACCTGACATGGTCGGATTTTTCAAGGCGACGAGGGCTGCAAATTCCTTCTCGGATTTGGAGCGCGTTGTACAAAACGGCCTCGGCCGAACAGGTCTCATGCTTTTCGCGGAATTCGACCTGGGCGCCATTCTGCGTCGCGAAACTGGAACCGAGACTCCCAAGAGCATGCGGCTCCTGGTGGGCAATCCACTCATCATGAAAGAAATGGTCAAGCACGTTCCCGATGCTGGATCTTACGCTCCGGTCACAGTCCTTGTTGATGAACGTCTCGATGGCGTTCATGTCTCCTACGACAAAATGGAGAGTTGTCTGCTCCCTTATGGCAGTTTGGAGGCTCTTGCCGTCGCTCGCGATCTTGATGCGAAAATCACAACCTTGCTACGCGAATGCGCGCGCTAA
- a CDS encoding AraC family transcriptional regulator, with protein MDILAEVLDRVRLGGTLLFHFELGHPWNVALPKRPYALFHYLSRGSATLALEEGRELHMSEGDFVVVTRGEPHVIYSDSRTEPLPIVDIDRLAGRLGLIRHGGGGQPVATMICGNFTVARPSRGSVLELLPPLLLLKPAEDGGWLAAILQRMVSEAAFERPGQGVALSRLTEVLFVEVLRSWIKSLGPGEGGWLGAMADPHIGPALQLIHERPDRPWTLGDLGQSVGLGRSAFSARFTKLVGEPMYRYLIARRMSEAAFLLETSDEAIARIAARVGYETATAFSKLFHRHHGLSPGRYRAFRRSDGGRRQGDDLEAEVVD; from the coding sequence ATGGACATCCTCGCTGAAGTGCTCGATCGCGTTCGCCTTGGCGGAACCTTGCTGTTCCACTTCGAGCTCGGCCATCCCTGGAATGTCGCGTTGCCAAAGCGCCCCTACGCCCTGTTCCACTATCTCAGCCGTGGCTCGGCTACCCTCGCGCTCGAAGAGGGACGAGAACTCCACATGAGCGAGGGCGACTTTGTCGTCGTCACGCGTGGCGAGCCCCATGTGATCTACTCGGATAGCCGGACGGAGCCGTTACCGATTGTCGACATCGATCGACTGGCCGGGCGTCTTGGCCTCATTCGTCACGGCGGCGGCGGGCAGCCTGTCGCGACGATGATCTGTGGTAATTTCACTGTGGCACGGCCCTCGCGCGGCAGCGTTTTGGAATTGCTTCCGCCCCTGCTTCTCCTGAAGCCGGCGGAAGACGGAGGATGGCTCGCGGCGATTTTGCAACGCATGGTGAGCGAGGCGGCGTTCGAGCGTCCCGGACAAGGCGTCGCGCTCTCACGTCTGACTGAAGTGCTGTTCGTCGAGGTGTTGCGGAGCTGGATCAAGTCGCTCGGCCCCGGAGAAGGCGGATGGCTAGGGGCGATGGCGGACCCGCACATAGGACCGGCCCTTCAGTTGATCCACGAACGACCGGATCGGCCCTGGACGCTTGGCGACCTCGGGCAAAGCGTGGGACTTGGTCGTTCGGCGTTTTCGGCCCGCTTCACCAAGCTCGTCGGCGAGCCCATGTACCGCTATCTGATCGCGCGCCGGATGTCGGAGGCCGCATTTCTGCTCGAAACAAGCGACGAGGCGATTGCACGGATTGCGGCCCGTGTCGGCTATGAGACCGCGACCGCATTTTCGAAGCTTTTCCATCGACATCACGGCCTATCGCCTGGCCGCTACCGAGCATTTCGCCGTTCTGACGGTGGCCGGAGGCAAGGGGACGATCTGGAAGCAGAAGTCGTCGATTGA
- a CDS encoding ABC transporter ATP-binding protein: protein MAGGSPRSRRSLEVRVVAEVIIELKSVERHYVQGPRKLTILNGADFSLKRGEMVALVAPSGTGKSTLLHTAGLLERPDAGDVILSGRACGRLSDDERTSIRRNDVGFVYQFHHLLPEFSALENIMMPQLIKGLSRKEAAERAAQLLDYMQIGKRASHRPAELSGGEQQRVAIARAVANAPLVLLADEPTGNLDPVTASYVFDALGALVKQSGLAALIATHNHDLASRMDRRVTLADGKVVPL, encoded by the coding sequence ATGGCGGGCGGCTCGCCTCGATCCCGTCGAAGCCTTGAGGTACGAGTAGTGGCCGAGGTCATTATCGAACTGAAGAGCGTCGAGCGGCACTATGTGCAGGGGCCGCGCAAGCTCACCATCCTGAACGGCGCCGATTTCTCGCTGAAGCGCGGCGAGATGGTGGCGCTGGTGGCGCCGTCGGGCACCGGCAAGTCGACGCTGCTGCACACGGCCGGCCTGCTGGAGCGCCCTGACGCCGGCGACGTGATCCTGTCCGGCCGGGCCTGCGGACGACTGTCCGACGACGAACGCACGTCGATCCGCCGCAACGATGTCGGCTTCGTCTACCAGTTCCATCACCTGCTGCCGGAGTTTTCCGCATTGGAAAACATCATGATGCCGCAGCTGATCAAGGGCCTGTCGCGCAAAGAAGCGGCGGAGCGCGCCGCACAGCTGCTCGACTATATGCAGATCGGCAAGCGCGCCTCGCACCGGCCGGCCGAATTGTCCGGCGGCGAGCAACAACGCGTCGCGATTGCGCGCGCGGTCGCCAATGCGCCGCTGGTGCTGCTGGCCGACGAGCCGACCGGCAATCTCGACCCGGTCACCGCCTCCTATGTGTTCGACGCGCTGGGCGCACTGGTCAAGCAATCGGGCCTCGCGGCGTTGATCGCGACCCACAATCACGACCTGGCATCGCGCATGGATCGGCGCGTTACGCTCGCCGATGGCAAGGTGGTGCCGCTTTAG
- the lipB gene encoding lipoyl(octanoyl) transferase LipB has translation MTERSQIATSFLPLPGSAPVEWRIEPGLTPYPDALAFMEARAEAIRSGAAGEMVWLVEHPPLYTAGTSARVEDLIDPDRFPVFSAGRGGEYTYHGPGQRVAYVMLDLKRRREDVRAFVAALEQWIIGTLAAFNVRGERREDRVGVWVMRPDRPALPDGSPAEDKIAAIGIRLRRWVSFHGIAINVEPDLDHFSGIVPCGVQDHGVTSLVDLGLPIGMADLDLALKSAFEDVFGPAVAAPTEPVRKTG, from the coding sequence ATGACAGAACGCAGCCAGATCGCCACGTCGTTCCTGCCGCTCCCCGGTTCAGCACCGGTCGAGTGGCGCATCGAGCCTGGCCTTACCCCCTATCCCGATGCGCTTGCCTTCATGGAGGCGCGTGCCGAGGCGATACGCAGCGGCGCCGCCGGCGAAATGGTCTGGCTGGTCGAACATCCGCCGCTCTACACCGCCGGCACCAGCGCGCGCGTCGAGGACCTGATCGATCCCGACCGGTTCCCGGTCTTTTCGGCCGGTCGCGGCGGCGAATACACCTATCATGGACCGGGCCAGCGGGTCGCTTATGTCATGCTTGACCTGAAACGGCGACGCGAGGACGTGCGCGCCTTCGTCGCCGCGCTCGAACAGTGGATCATCGGCACGCTCGCCGCCTTCAACGTGCGCGGCGAACGCCGCGAGGACCGGGTCGGCGTCTGGGTGATGCGGCCCGATCGCCCTGCCTTGCCGGACGGTTCGCCGGCCGAGGATAAGATCGCGGCAATAGGTATCCGGCTGCGGCGCTGGGTGAGTTTTCACGGCATCGCCATCAATGTCGAGCCGGATCTCGACCATTTCAGCGGCATCGTGCCCTGCGGCGTGCAGGACCACGGTGTCACCAGCCTCGTCGACCTCGGCCTTCCCATTGGCATGGCCGACCTCGATCTGGCGCTGAAATCAGCCTTCGAGGATGTTTTCGGTCCCGCCGTGGCTGCACCCACCGAGCCAGTCCGAAAGACTGGTTGA
- a CDS encoding malate--CoA ligase subunit beta: MDIHEYQAKELLARHGVHVPRGGLAYSPEQATYRAREIGGGKWVLKAQVHSGARGKAGGIKLCANDEEISSAAEAMLGRKLVTQQTGPRGKLISRLYLEEAVDIAQELYVGFVLDRKEERVMIVASAAGGMEIEDIVEKAPDSILRTSVDPGVGMQRFQAREIAFGLGLDHDLIGKATETIFSCYQVFRDYDASMLEINPLVVTRDGNLIALDAKMSFDENALFRRPEISELRDKSQEDPRETFASDRGLSYVGLDGNIGCIINGAGLAMATMDMIKIAGGEPANFLDIGGGASPERVAKSFRAVLGDKNVETILVNIFAGINRCDWVAEGVIKAIREVGVTIPLVVRLSGTKAEEGRRILADSGEAVIVADTLAEAAEKAVAAWRAAAKKKAA, encoded by the coding sequence ATGGACATCCACGAATATCAGGCCAAGGAATTGCTCGCCCGGCACGGCGTGCATGTGCCGCGCGGCGGGCTGGCCTACAGCCCCGAGCAGGCGACCTACCGCGCGCGCGAGATCGGCGGCGGCAAATGGGTCTTGAAGGCGCAGGTTCATTCCGGCGCCCGCGGCAAGGCCGGCGGCATCAAGCTGTGCGCCAATGACGAGGAAATCTCCAGTGCCGCCGAAGCGATGCTCGGGCGCAAGCTTGTGACCCAGCAGACCGGCCCGCGCGGCAAGCTGATCTCCAGGCTCTATCTCGAGGAAGCGGTCGATATCGCGCAGGAGCTCTATGTCGGCTTCGTCCTCGACCGCAAGGAAGAGCGCGTGATGATCGTGGCCTCGGCCGCCGGCGGCATGGAGATCGAGGACATCGTCGAGAAGGCCCCCGATTCCATCCTGCGCACCTCGGTCGATCCCGGCGTCGGCATGCAGCGTTTCCAGGCCCGCGAGATCGCCTTCGGGCTCGGCCTCGATCACGACCTGATCGGCAAGGCGACCGAGACCATCTTCAGCTGCTACCAGGTGTTCCGCGACTACGACGCCTCGATGCTGGAGATCAATCCGCTGGTGGTGACCCGCGACGGCAATCTGATCGCGCTCGACGCCAAGATGTCGTTCGACGAGAACGCGCTGTTCCGGCGGCCGGAAATCTCCGAACTGCGCGACAAGAGCCAGGAAGACCCGCGCGAAACCTTCGCCAGCGACCGTGGCCTCTCCTATGTCGGCCTCGACGGCAACATCGGCTGCATCATCAATGGCGCGGGGCTCGCCATGGCGACCATGGACATGATCAAGATCGCCGGCGGCGAGCCGGCCAATTTCCTCGACATTGGCGGCGGCGCCTCGCCCGAGCGGGTGGCGAAATCCTTCCGCGCCGTGCTCGGCGACAAGAATGTCGAGACCATCCTGGTCAACATCTTCGCCGGCATCAACCGCTGCGACTGGGTCGCGGAGGGCGTGATCAAGGCGATACGCGAGGTCGGCGTCACCATACCGCTGGTGGTGCGGCTCTCCGGCACCAAGGCCGAGGAAGGACGCCGCATCCTGGCCGATTCCGGCGAGGCGGTGATCGTCGCCGACACGCTTGCCGAAGCCGCCGAAAAAGCCGTCGCCGCCTGGCGCGCGGCCGCCAAGAAAAAAGCAGCCTAG
- the sucD gene encoding succinate--CoA ligase subunit alpha — protein sequence MAILLNRSTRVIVQGFTGKIGSFHAEDMKRYGTKLVGGVTPGKGGQTHLGLPVFNTVKGAVRETRAEASIVFVPPPFAADSIMEAADAGIKLCVCITDGIPSQDMMQVKRYMRRYRFEDRMRLIGPNCAGVITPGQALMGIMPGSIYLPGRVGIVGRSGTLGYEAASQMKALGIGVSTSVGIGGDPINGSSFKDMLKLFEQDDETDAVVMIGEIGGPQEAEAAIWARDNMRKPLIAYIAGLSAPKGRRMGHAGAIISAFGESAQEKVEILKEAGVIIVPTPSSFGEVVADTLARMKKAA from the coding sequence ATGGCAATCCTGCTCAACCGCAGCACCCGCGTCATCGTCCAGGGTTTCACCGGCAAGATCGGCAGTTTCCATGCCGAGGACATGAAGCGCTACGGCACCAAGCTTGTCGGCGGCGTCACCCCCGGCAAGGGCGGCCAGACGCATCTCGGCCTGCCCGTCTTCAACACCGTCAAGGGCGCGGTGCGCGAGACCCGCGCGGAGGCGAGCATCGTCTTCGTGCCGCCGCCCTTCGCCGCCGATTCGATCATGGAAGCCGCCGATGCGGGGATAAAACTCTGCGTCTGCATCACCGACGGCATCCCCTCGCAGGACATGATGCAGGTCAAGCGCTACATGCGCCGCTACCGCTTCGAGGACCGCATGCGGCTGATCGGTCCGAACTGCGCCGGCGTCATCACGCCCGGGCAAGCCCTGATGGGCATCATGCCCGGCTCGATCTACCTGCCCGGCCGCGTCGGCATCGTCGGCCGTTCCGGTACGCTCGGCTACGAGGCGGCCTCGCAGATGAAGGCGCTCGGCATCGGCGTGTCGACCAGCGTCGGCATCGGCGGCGACCCGATCAACGGCTCCTCCTTCAAGGACATGCTGAAGCTGTTCGAACAGGACGACGAGACCGACGCCGTGGTGATGATCGGCGAGATCGGCGGACCGCAGGAAGCCGAAGCCGCGATCTGGGCGCGCGACAACATGCGCAAGCCGCTCATCGCCTACATTGCCGGCCTTTCCGCCCCGAAGGGCCGCCGCATGGGCCACGCCGGCGCCATCATCTCCGCCTTCGGCGAGTCGGCGCAGGAGAAGGTCGAAATCCTGAAGGAGGCAGGCGTCATCATCGTGCCGACGCCATCGTCGTTTGGCGAGGTGGTGGCCGATACGCTGGCACGGATGAAAAAGGCGGCGTGA
- a CDS encoding lipoprotein-releasing ABC transporter permease subunit: MSEAAAARSAGAGPFSIFERMVAWRYLRSRRKETVISVIASISFLGIMLGVATLIVVMAVMNGFRAELLTRILGVNGHLIVQPLDSPLEDYAQVAGRINGVPGVKYAIPLIDGQVLAQGNVGGGTGALVRGIRGEDLGKIAIVASNVKQGTLADFDSGEGVAIGKRMAENLGLTLGDTITLISPDGDVTPLGTTPRMKGYKIAAIFEVGMSEYDSSIVYMPFSEAQLYFNMDGRAQTIEIYVDNPDDVDALKPKVEEAAQRPIDMVDWRQRNETFFSALQVERNVMFMILTLIVLVAALNIISGLIMLVKDKGHDIAILRTMGATRGAILRIFLMTGAAIGVTGTLAGVLLGVVICTNIESIRQFFSWMTGKVLFNPELYFLSQLPAKMDPRETTYVVIMALGLSFLATVFPAWRAARLDPVEALRYE, encoded by the coding sequence ATGAGCGAGGCGGCTGCGGCAAGATCGGCGGGCGCCGGGCCGTTCTCCATCTTCGAACGCATGGTGGCATGGCGCTATTTGCGCTCGCGGCGCAAGGAGACGGTGATATCGGTGATCGCCTCGATCTCCTTCCTCGGCATCATGCTGGGGGTGGCGACGCTGATCGTCGTCATGGCCGTGATGAACGGATTCCGGGCCGAGCTTCTGACGCGCATCCTCGGCGTCAACGGGCATCTGATCGTGCAGCCGCTCGATTCGCCGCTTGAGGACTACGCCCAGGTCGCCGGCCGCATCAATGGCGTGCCCGGCGTAAAATACGCCATCCCGCTGATCGACGGCCAGGTGCTGGCGCAAGGCAATGTCGGCGGCGGCACCGGCGCGCTGGTGCGCGGCATACGCGGAGAGGATCTCGGCAAGATCGCCATCGTCGCCAGCAACGTCAAACAAGGCACGCTCGCCGATTTCGACTCGGGCGAAGGCGTGGCCATCGGCAAGCGCATGGCCGAGAATCTCGGGCTGACGCTCGGCGACACCATCACCTTGATCTCGCCCGATGGCGACGTGACGCCGCTGGGCACCACGCCGCGCATGAAGGGCTACAAGATCGCGGCGATCTTCGAAGTCGGCATGTCGGAATATGACAGCTCCATCGTCTACATGCCGTTCTCGGAAGCGCAGCTCTACTTCAACATGGATGGACGCGCGCAGACGATCGAGATCTATGTCGACAATCCCGACGATGTCGACGCGCTGAAACCGAAGGTGGAAGAGGCGGCGCAGCGGCCCATCGACATGGTCGACTGGCGCCAGCGCAACGAGACCTTCTTTTCCGCCCTGCAGGTCGAGCGCAACGTCATGTTCATGATCCTGACGCTGATCGTGCTGGTGGCGGCGCTCAACATCATTTCCGGATTGATCATGCTGGTGAAGGACAAGGGGCACGATATCGCCATCCTGCGCACCATGGGCGCGACGCGCGGTGCCATCCTGCGCATCTTCCTGATGACGGGGGCGGCGATCGGCGTCACCGGTACGCTCGCCGGCGTGCTGCTCGGCGTCGTCATCTGCACCAACATCGAATCGATCCGCCAGTTTTTCTCCTGGATGACCGGGAAGGTGCTGTTCAACCCGGAGCTCTATTTCCTCAGCCAGTTGCCGGCAAAGATGGATCCACGCGAAACGACCTATGTCGTCATCATGGCACTTGGACTGTCCTTCCTGGCGACGGTGTTTCCAGCATGGCGGGCGGCTCGCCTCGATCCCGTCGAAGCCTTGAGGTACGAGTAG